One Castanea sativa cultivar Marrone di Chiusa Pesio chromosome 4, ASM4071231v1 DNA window includes the following coding sequences:
- the LOC142631034 gene encoding mogroside I-E synthase-like isoform X2: MERETHILVFTFAVQGHINPMLQFSKRLASKGLRVTFVTTTAIGNSMPAFPIHSINVEIISDGSGEAVDSESIDATLERYKLHVSQSLAKLIEKHNSSKYPPKLMVYDSGMPWALEIARQFGIDAAPFFTQSCVINALYYHANRGAIQMPLAERASIALPSIPPLGVDDLPSFLCDKDLYPSFLRLVLNQFSNFLEANWLFCNTFDELENEVVNWMTSQQWPVKTIGPAIPSIYLDKRLEDDKEYGVHLFKPDVDACMKWLDTKETDSVVYTSFGSLASLGEEQMDELTRGLKNSNCYFLWVVRETEQKKLPPNFLQETSEKGLVVSWCPQLEVLAHKAVGCFMTHCGWNSTLEALSLGVPMVAMPVWTDQPTNAKFIVDAWKVGVRIKLDERGIATKEEIELCIKEVIEGERGKEMKMNSVRWKELAKEAVDEGGSSDKNIEEFVAKLVQS, encoded by the exons atggagagagaaaCTCATATCCTAGTATTTACTTTCGCTGTACAAGGTCACATAAACCCAATGCTCCAATTCTCAAAGCGCTTAGCCTCAAAGGGTCTTAGAGTAACATTTGTCACTACCACCGCTATTGGCAATTCCATGCCAGCCTTTCCTATCCATTCTATCAATGTTGAGATCATCTCTGATGGATCCGGGGAAGCCGTAGATTCGGAGAGTATAGATGCAACTCTTGAACGTTACAAGCTACATGTTTCACAAAGCTTAGCAAAGCTTATTGAGAAACATAATAGCTCCAAATATCCTCCAAAGCTTATGGTGTATGACTCAGGTATGCCATGGGCTTTAGAAATCGCAAGGCAATTTGGCATTGATGCTGCTCCATTTTTCACTCAATCTTGTGTAATTAATGCCTTATATTACCATGCGAATCGTGGAGCAATTCAGATGCCTTTAGCAGAAAGGGCTTCAATAGCATTGCCCTCGATACCACCACTAGGGGTCGATGATCTACCTTCATTTCTTTGTGATAAGGACTTGTACCCATCTTTTCTAAGGCTCGTATTGAATCAATTCTCGAATTTCCTTGAAGCAAATTGGCTCTTTTGCAACACCTTCGACGAGTTGGAGAATGAG GTGGTGAATTGGATGACAAGCCAACAATGGCCTGTTAAAACAATTGGACCAGCTATTCCATCAATCTACTTAGACAAGCGGTTGGAGGATGACAAAGAATATGGCGTTCACCTATTCAAACCTGATGTGGATGCTTGCATGAAGTGGCTAGACACAAAGGAAACTGACTCAGTTGTTTATACATCATTTGGAAGCTTGGCATCCCTGGGAGAAGAGCAGATGGATGAGCTAACAAGGGGCCTAAAGAATAGCAATTGCTACTTCTTGTGGGTTGTCAGAGAAACTGAACAGAAAAAACTTCCTCCTAATTTTTTACAAGAAACATCAGAGAAGGGACTAGTTGTAAGTTGGTGCCCTCAGTTAGAAGTATTGGCTCATAAGGCCGTTGGGTGCTTCATGACTCATTGTGGATGGAACTCAACCCTTGAAGCATTGAGCTTGGGAGTGCCAATGGTTGCAATGCCAGTATGGACGGATCAACCAACTAATGCAAAGTTCATTGTGGACGCGTGGAAGGTAGGGGTAAGGATTAAATTGGATGAAAGAGGCATAGCTACCAAAGAAGAAATAGAGCTGTGTATAAAGGAAGTAATAGAAGGAGAAAGAGGGAAAGAGATGAAAATGAATTCAGTAAGATGGAAAGAATTGGCTAAAGAGGCGGTGGATGAAGGTGGAAGTTCTGATAAAAATATAGAGGAGTTTGTGGCAAAACTTGTGCAATCTTGA
- the LOC142631035 gene encoding mogroside I-E synthase-like, which translates to MNSSTSNFQRESHRALLEKKMDKETHILLFSYPVQGHINPMLQFSKRLASKGLRVTFVTTTSIGNSMQALPSHSINVDIISDGSEEAEDAESIDASLERYKLHVSQRLPKLIEKHYSSRYPPKILVYDSVMPWALEIARKIGIDGVPFFTQSCVVNAIYYHANDGVIQMPIEEGASISLPSIPSLGFDDLPSFLCDKGLYPALQKLVLNQFSNFQEANWLLCNTFNELENEVVNWMTSQQWPVKTIGPAIPSIYLDKRLEDDKEYGVHLFKPDVDACMKWLNTKETDSVVYTSFGSLASLGEEQMDELTRGLKNSNCYFLWVVRETEQKKLPPNFLQETSEKGLVVSWCPQLEVLAHKAVGCFMTHCGWNSTLEALSLGVPMVAMPQWTDQQTNAKFIVDVWKVGVRIKLDERGIATKEEIELCIKEVIEGERGKEMKMNSVRWKELAKEAVDEGGSSDKNIEEFVAKLVQS; encoded by the exons ATGAATTCTTCAACCTCAAACTTCCAAAGAGAGAGTCATAGGGCgttattagaaaagaaaatggacaAAGAAACTCatatcttattattttcttaCCCTGTACAAGGTCACATTAACCCAATGCTCCAATTCTCAAAGCGCTTAGCCTCAAAGGGTCTTAGAGTAACATTTGTCACTACCACCTCTATTGGTAATTCCATGCAAGCCCTTCCTAGCCATTCTATCAATGTTGATATCATCTCTGATGGCTCCGAGGAAGCTGAAGATGCGGAGAGTATAGATGCATCTCTCGAACGTTACAAGCTACATGTCTCACAACGCTTACCAAAGCTTATTGAGAAACATTATAGCTCCAGATATCCTCCAAAGATTTTGGTGTATGACTCAGTTATGCCATGGGCTTTAGAAATTGCAAGGAAAATTGGGATTGATGGGGTTCCATTTTTCACTCAGTCTTGTGTGGTTAATGCCATCTATTATCATGCGAATGATGGAGTAATTCAAATGCCCATAGAAGAAGGGGCTTCAATATCATTGCCCTCAATACCATCACTAGGATTCGATGATCTACCTTCATTTCTTTGTGATAAGGGCTTGTACCCAGCTTTGCAAAAGCTCGTATTGAATCAATTCTCGAATTTTCAGGAAGCGAATTGGCTTTTGTGCAACACTTTCAACGAGTTGGAGAATGAG GTGGTGAATTGGATGACAAGCCAACAATGGCCCGTTAAAACAATTGGACCAGCTATTCCATCAATCTACTTAGACAAGCGGTTGGAGGATGACAAAGAATATGGCGTTCACCTATTCAAACCTGATGTGGATGCTTGCATGAAGTGGCTAAACACAAAGGAAACTGACTCAGTTGTTTATACATCATTTGGAAGCTTGGCATCCCTGGGAGAAGAGCAGATGGATGAGCTAACAAGGGGCCTAAAGAATAGTAATTGCTACTTCTTGTGGGTTGTCAGAGAAACTGAACAGAAAAAACTTCCTCCTAATTTTTTACAAGAAACATCAGAGAAGGGACTAGTTGTGAGTTGGTGCCCTCAGTTAGAGGTATTGGCTCATAAGGCCGTTGGGTGCTTCATGACTCATTGTGGATGGAACTCAACCCTTGAAGCATTGAGTTTGGGAGTGCCAATGGTTGCAATGCCACAATGGACGGATCAACAAACTAATGCAAAGTTCATTGTGGATGTGTGGAAGGTAGGGGTAAGGATTAAATTGGATGAAAGAGGCATAGCTACCAAAGAAGAAATAGAGCTGTGTATAAAGGAAGTAATAGAAGGAGAAAGAGGGAAAGAGATGAAAATGAATTCAGTCAGATGGAAAGAATTGGCTAAAGAGGCGGTGGATGAAGGTGGAAGTTCTGATAAAAATATAGAGGAGTTTGTGGCAAAACTTGTGCAATCTTAA
- the LOC142631034 gene encoding mogroside I-E synthase-like isoform X1, producing the protein MEGETHILLFAYPVQGHINPMLQFSKRLASKGLRVTFVTTTSIGNSMRPLPSHSINVDVISDGSEEAEDAESVDAALERYKLHVSQNLAKLIEKHYSSKYPPKILVYDSILPWALEIARKIGIDGVPFFTQSCVVNAINYHANHGAIQMPIEKGASVSLPSIPSLGFDDLPSFLCDKGFYPAWLKLALNQFSNFQEANWLLCNTFSELENEVVNWMTSQQWPVKTIGPAIPSIYLDKRLEDDKEYGVHLFKPDVDACMKWLDTKETDSVVYTSFGSLASLGEEQMDELTRGLKNSNCYFLWVVRETEQKKLPPNFLQETSEKGLVVSWCPQLEVLAHKAVGCFMTHCGWNSTLEALSLGVPMVAMPVWTDQPTNAKFIVDAWKVGVRIKLDERGIATKEEIELCIKEVIEGERGKEMKMNSVRWKELAKEAVDEGGSSDKNIEEFVAKLVQS; encoded by the exons atggaggGAGAAACTCATATCCTATTATTTGCTTACCCTGTACAAGGTCACATAAACCCAATGCTCCAATTCTCAAAGCGCTTAGCCTCAAAGGGTCTTAGAGTAACATTTGTCACTACCACCTCTATTGGCAATTCCATGCGACCCCTTCCTAGCCATTCTATCAATGTTGATGTCATCTCTGATGGATCTGAGGAAGCCGAAGATGCAGAGAGTGTAGATGCAGCTCTCGAACGTTACAAGCTACATGTCTCACAAAACTTGGCAAAGCTTATTGAGAAACATTATAGCTCCAAATATCCTCCAAAGATTTTGGTGTATGACTCAATTTTGCCATGGGCTTTAGAAATTGCAAGGAAAATTGGGATTGATGGGGTTCCATTTTTCACTCAGTCTTGTGTGGTTAATGCCATCAATTATCATGCAAATCATGGAGCAATTCAAATGCCCATAGAAAAAGGGGCTTCAGTATCATTGCCCTCGATACCATCACTAGGGTTCGATGATCTACCTTCATTTCTTTGTGATAAGGGCTTCTACCCAGCTTGGCTAAAGCTCGCATTGAATCAATTCTCGAATTTTCAGGAAGCGAATTGGCTCTTGTGCAACACTTTCAGCGAGTTGGAGAATGAG GTGGTGAATTGGATGACAAGCCAACAATGGCCTGTTAAAACAATTGGACCAGCTATTCCATCAATCTACTTAGACAAGCGGTTGGAGGATGACAAAGAATATGGCGTTCACCTATTCAAACCTGATGTGGATGCTTGCATGAAGTGGCTAGACACAAAGGAAACTGACTCAGTTGTTTATACATCATTTGGAAGCTTGGCATCCCTGGGAGAAGAGCAGATGGATGAGCTAACAAGGGGCCTAAAGAATAGCAATTGCTACTTCTTGTGGGTTGTCAGAGAAACTGAACAGAAAAAACTTCCTCCTAATTTTTTACAAGAAACATCAGAGAAGGGACTAGTTGTAAGTTGGTGCCCTCAGTTAGAAGTATTGGCTCATAAGGCCGTTGGGTGCTTCATGACTCATTGTGGATGGAACTCAACCCTTGAAGCATTGAGCTTGGGAGTGCCAATGGTTGCAATGCCAGTATGGACGGATCAACCAACTAATGCAAAGTTCATTGTGGACGCGTGGAAGGTAGGGGTAAGGATTAAATTGGATGAAAGAGGCATAGCTACCAAAGAAGAAATAGAGCTGTGTATAAAGGAAGTAATAGAAGGAGAAAGAGGGAAAGAGATGAAAATGAATTCAGTAAGATGGAAAGAATTGGCTAAAGAGGCGGTGGATGAAGGTGGAAGTTCTGATAAAAATATAGAGGAGTTTGTGGCAAAACTTGTGCAATCTTGA